In a genomic window of Candidatus Binataceae bacterium:
- a CDS encoding SRPBCC family protein encodes MNLATRLLAHVNNGTTDSADNVRYIPVENYVDPVRWQREVDAIFKRLPLLLAFTCEMREPGSYKSVEVVGVPVLIVRGQDGRVRAFIGVCSHRGTTLTEEGRGRCEQFTCPYHGWTYDDRGTLVGVAGRRKFGEIDAGSRALTELPAAERAGLIFVSLAAGATIDLEDYLGGMLAELESFGMENWHLYKQNELPTSNWKVAHDGYLEGYHFSVLHPQTIARQVMTNIMTYDSFGPHQRVGFPTHKITDLRNRSPHEWELEEGITVVRTVFPNVSFAISAKHGGMVSQLFPGPGPEKSRTIQNHIYPKAPATDEERAMMDAAVALFISAVQNEDNWVCAKIQRGLSSGGNKDFVFGRNELGLHRMHDWIQHYLDAAEAAKAHEGSGELSSIRPSGDAGDRQTIGGFPR; translated from the coding sequence TTGAACCTTGCGACGCGGTTGCTCGCGCATGTTAACAACGGGACGACTGATTCAGCAGACAACGTCAGGTACATCCCGGTTGAAAACTACGTCGATCCAGTACGATGGCAGCGCGAGGTGGACGCGATCTTCAAGCGGCTGCCACTGTTACTTGCCTTCACGTGCGAGATGCGGGAGCCGGGAAGCTACAAGTCCGTGGAGGTCGTTGGCGTCCCCGTTCTCATTGTGCGAGGGCAGGACGGTCGCGTGCGCGCATTCATCGGGGTGTGCTCTCATCGCGGTACAACGCTGACTGAAGAGGGTAGGGGCCGCTGCGAGCAATTTACGTGTCCTTATCACGGCTGGACTTATGACGATCGCGGCACGCTCGTGGGAGTCGCAGGCCGCCGCAAATTCGGCGAAATTGACGCAGGTTCTCGCGCTTTAACCGAGTTGCCAGCGGCCGAACGCGCCGGACTTATCTTCGTATCTCTCGCGGCCGGCGCAACGATCGATCTCGAGGATTACCTCGGCGGCATGCTTGCAGAACTCGAGTCATTCGGCATGGAGAACTGGCACCTCTACAAGCAAAACGAACTACCGACCTCCAACTGGAAGGTAGCGCACGACGGTTATCTCGAGGGCTATCACTTTTCTGTTCTCCATCCGCAGACGATCGCGCGACAGGTCATGACCAATATCATGACCTATGATTCATTCGGTCCGCACCAGCGAGTTGGGTTTCCCACCCACAAGATTACCGATCTCAGGAACAGATCTCCCCACGAGTGGGAGCTCGAGGAAGGCATCACCGTTGTCCGCACTGTTTTTCCTAACGTGTCATTCGCCATTTCGGCCAAACATGGCGGAATGGTTTCGCAACTCTTCCCGGGGCCGGGTCCCGAAAAGTCGCGCACCATCCAGAACCACATCTATCCGAAAGCGCCGGCGACCGACGAAGAACGGGCGATGATGGATGCCGCCGTCGCGCTGTTCATCAGCGCGGTACAGAACGAGGACAACTGGGTCTGCGCGAAGATCCAACGCGGTTTATCGAGCGGCGGGAACAAAGATTTCGTTTTCGGCCGGAACGAGTTAGGGCTGCACCGCATGCATGACTGGATTCAGCATTACCTCGACGCAGCTGAAGCCGCGAAAGCGCACGAGGGCTCTGGCGAGTTATCTTCTATCCGCCCAAGCGGTGATGCAGGAGATCGCCAAACGATTGGCGGATTTCCTCGTTGA
- a CDS encoding ThuA domain-containing protein, translating into MQEIAKRLADFLVDEVARGSRATMAAQKKHELANCVLIVGGKYHDIDFARLEFLKLLAEDQGIRVRVFEDYANINAISAADFLLSYTCDVIPGLKEQEQLRSFVERGGRWFALHGTNSILRFLKSGEVDCPDWAPLFMQTLGSMFIAHPPIGPYRVAVADPNDPLVAGIESFDATDELYLTKTYGKLHVLLDTEFDGEASGFVRRNWPRARHPVFYVNHLGQGGVLYLTLGHCRGHYDMRPLMNWYPEIERGAWNLPVFYELLRRGISWAKQAPERDR; encoded by the coding sequence ATGCAGGAGATCGCCAAACGATTGGCGGATTTCCTCGTTGACGAAGTAGCCAGAGGTTCCAGGGCAACGATGGCGGCGCAAAAAAAACACGAGCTCGCGAACTGTGTCCTGATCGTGGGTGGCAAGTACCACGATATTGACTTTGCCCGCCTCGAGTTCCTGAAGTTGCTGGCGGAGGATCAAGGCATTCGAGTTCGAGTCTTCGAAGACTACGCAAATATCAATGCTATTTCCGCGGCCGACTTTCTGCTCAGTTACACGTGCGACGTCATTCCGGGGCTGAAAGAGCAGGAACAGTTGCGATCCTTTGTGGAGCGAGGCGGACGCTGGTTTGCGCTGCATGGGACCAACTCGATCCTGCGCTTTCTGAAGTCTGGAGAGGTCGATTGTCCCGATTGGGCGCCGCTTTTCATGCAGACGCTCGGCTCGATGTTCATCGCTCATCCGCCGATCGGGCCCTACCGCGTGGCGGTTGCCGATCCGAATGATCCGTTGGTGGCGGGCATCGAATCCTTCGATGCGACGGACGAACTCTACCTCACGAAGACCTACGGCAAGCTGCACGTTCTCCTCGACACGGAATTCGACGGTGAAGCCAGCGGCTTTGTAAGGCGTAATTGGCCAAGAGCCCGACACCCGGTCTTTTACGTCAACCATCTGGGTCAGGGCGGGGTGCTTTATCTGACGCTCGGCCACTGTCGCGGTCACTACGACATGCGCCCGCTGATGAACTGGTATCCAGAGATCGAGCGCGGAGCCTGGAACCTGCCTGTGTTCTACGAACTACTACGTCGCGGGATCAGCTGGGCCAAACAAGCGCCAGAGAGGGACCGATGA
- a CDS encoding NIPSNAP family protein translates to MSYYLLATLKVKYGQQRKFYEVMSHLKPVLERSGWKLLGAYENSIGRLNTIIDLWEIADPNAVSSTLAAASKDTDFVQWATHLPELLEEEVLQIMTKVPYSP, encoded by the coding sequence ATGAGCTATTACCTTTTAGCCACACTAAAGGTGAAGTACGGGCAGCAGCGGAAATTCTACGAAGTGATGAGCCATCTCAAGCCGGTGCTTGAAAGGTCGGGATGGAAGCTGCTCGGAGCATACGAAAACTCAATTGGTCGACTGAACACTATCATCGATCTCTGGGAGATCGCCGATCCCAACGCAGTATCTTCCACGCTCGCGGCGGCCAGTAAGGACACTGACTTTGTTCAGTGGGCTACTCACCTCCCAGAGCTTCTGGAGGAGGAAGTCCTGCAAATAATGACAAAGGTTCCATACTCGCCATAG
- a CDS encoding cytochrome P450: MAELLSGKQHEVTVAGQSQLPSDFNPLSPENVADPYPFYRAMRQHAPVYQVPGVGFFIVSRYADIHHVLSHPEIYSSRQPPGVNPRPSEAVMEILAQGYPPMDTLLTNDPPAHSRFRALVNKAFSARRVATLEPKVRQIANALIDRFIGAGKVELLSQFAIGLPLTVIADALGVPHSDMEAFKRWSDDAVAQLGGMIDHQRQLECARSYIEFQRYFEARLEERMATPRDDLTTDLLNARLEGTRSLDIAEMLSIIQQLLVAGNETTTNLIASAMLLLVRNPDQMKLVIDDPSLIPNMIEEALRLESPVQGLFRLAKSATEIAGVKIPEGARLVVMYASGNRDEAEFSDPDRFDVRRANARDHLAFGQGEHFCIGAALARLEARVALERLLARLPDLRIAAGKNDFAHTPSFILRGLKALHLEFKPG, translated from the coding sequence ATGGCTGAATTACTGTCAGGAAAGCAGCATGAGGTGACCGTCGCGGGTCAGTCGCAATTGCCGTCGGACTTCAATCCGCTTTCACCAGAGAACGTAGCGGACCCTTATCCCTTTTATCGCGCAATGCGCCAACATGCGCCGGTATACCAAGTGCCCGGCGTAGGATTCTTCATCGTCAGCCGTTACGCCGACATACATCACGTCCTGAGTCATCCCGAGATCTATAGTTCTCGTCAGCCGCCGGGGGTCAATCCGAGACCATCCGAGGCCGTGATGGAAATTCTGGCACAGGGCTATCCTCCGATGGACACGCTGCTGACCAACGATCCGCCTGCCCACTCGCGCTTCCGTGCTCTTGTCAACAAGGCATTTTCAGCTCGCCGGGTCGCAACGCTCGAACCCAAAGTACGACAGATCGCCAATGCGCTGATCGATCGGTTTATCGGCGCCGGAAAGGTCGAACTGCTAAGTCAATTTGCGATCGGCCTTCCGCTGACGGTAATCGCCGACGCTCTCGGCGTGCCGCATTCCGACATGGAAGCCTTCAAGCGATGGTCGGACGACGCGGTCGCTCAGCTGGGAGGGATGATTGATCATCAGCGGCAGCTCGAATGCGCGCGCAGCTATATCGAGTTCCAACGTTACTTCGAGGCCAGGCTGGAGGAACGAATGGCCACGCCGCGCGATGATTTGACCACCGATCTGCTCAATGCCCGGCTCGAGGGGACCAGGTCGCTCGACATCGCGGAGATGTTAAGCATCATTCAACAATTGCTCGTCGCTGGGAACGAAACCACAACCAATCTGATCGCAAGCGCGATGCTGCTGCTGGTGCGCAATCCGGATCAGATGAAACTTGTGATCGACGATCCCTCGCTCATCCCGAACATGATCGAAGAAGCACTGCGCCTCGAGTCTCCGGTGCAGGGTCTTTTCCGGCTGGCGAAGAGCGCCACCGAAATCGCGGGAGTGAAGATTCCCGAAGGAGCGCGGTTGGTCGTCATGTATGCTTCGGGAAATCGCGATGAGGCCGAATTTTCCGATCCGGATCGCTTCGATGTTCGCCGCGCCAACGCGAGGGATCATCTCGCGTTCGGTCAGGGCGAGCATTTTTGCATCGGCGCCGCACTGGCTCGCCTCGAGGCGCGGGTCGCTCTCGAAAGGCTCCTGGCTCGATTGCCCGACCTCCGCATCGCTGCCGGCAAGAATGACTTCGCCCACACGCCCAGCTTCATATTGCGGGGGCTGAAGGCGCTGCACCTCGAATTCAAGCCCGGCTAA
- a CDS encoding phage tail sheath C-terminal domain-containing protein encodes MAVIKPPGVYIVEKDAFPNSVVEVATAVPAFIGYTEKADDKGKSLKNVPWRISSRAEFLTYFGGSPKATFNVKPIEQPAASAPAQPAARAPEKAFSLGDIDYVVTATQKSEERFLLYYSMLLFFQNGGGPCYIVSVGTYDEPITAKKLTDGITLLLKEQEPTMVVIPDAVRLDRAGCQDVQAAALMHCGKDTQSRVVILDIYNGFEDWHPNEEDCVTQFRNDIGTNYLDFGAAYFPWLRTSIVADTDPDFDYSLVNSTDLTALLTAEAVEVAQEPNGKPLRPNVIAEVKTLTEEYNAQLLHKTLVESSPVFSKLLSEIKRQLNLLPPSAAMAGIYSMVDGTSGVWKAPANVSLNSVIAPTVNISPEQQQDLNVDVQGKSINAIRLFSGEGVLVWGARTLDGNSVDWRYINVRRTMIMLEQSIKLAAKAYAFEPNVSTTWVTIKSMIRNFLIEIWNRGGLAGATPDDAFAVSCGLGETMTADDVVEGILRVTVLVAVTHPGEFIEITFQQQMQNS; translated from the coding sequence ATGGCAGTGATAAAGCCCCCCGGCGTCTATATTGTCGAGAAAGACGCCTTTCCCAATTCCGTAGTCGAGGTCGCGACTGCAGTACCAGCGTTTATCGGTTACACCGAAAAGGCGGATGACAAGGGAAAGTCACTGAAAAACGTTCCATGGCGGATCAGCTCGAGGGCGGAATTTCTGACCTACTTCGGCGGATCGCCAAAGGCTACCTTCAATGTCAAGCCAATCGAACAACCGGCGGCTTCGGCCCCCGCTCAACCCGCGGCGCGCGCACCGGAGAAGGCGTTTTCGCTAGGCGACATAGACTATGTTGTCACCGCCACGCAGAAGAGCGAAGAGCGCTTTCTCCTGTACTACAGCATGCTGCTGTTCTTTCAGAACGGCGGCGGCCCCTGCTACATAGTCTCGGTAGGGACTTACGATGAACCTATCACGGCGAAAAAGTTAACCGATGGCATAACGCTTCTGCTCAAAGAGCAGGAGCCGACGATGGTGGTGATTCCGGACGCGGTCCGTTTGGATCGGGCGGGTTGTCAGGATGTGCAGGCGGCTGCGCTGATGCATTGCGGCAAGGACACGCAGAGTCGCGTCGTCATCCTCGACATCTACAATGGCTTCGAGGACTGGCATCCGAACGAAGAGGACTGCGTCACGCAATTTCGCAATGATATCGGAACCAATTACCTCGATTTTGGCGCAGCTTATTTTCCCTGGCTGCGCACCAGCATCGTCGCGGACACGGATCCTGATTTCGACTACAGCTTAGTGAACAGTACCGATCTGACCGCACTTCTCACGGCCGAAGCAGTAGAGGTCGCGCAGGAGCCGAATGGCAAGCCCTTACGACCCAATGTCATCGCGGAAGTGAAGACGTTGACGGAAGAGTACAACGCTCAACTTCTCCATAAGACCTTGGTCGAATCGAGCCCCGTCTTCAGCAAACTTCTCAGCGAGATCAAAAGGCAACTTAATCTGTTGCCCCCGTCGGCGGCGATGGCTGGTATCTATTCAATGGTCGATGGCACCTCAGGTGTATGGAAAGCACCGGCGAACGTCAGCTTGAACTCGGTGATCGCACCGACAGTGAATATCTCGCCCGAGCAACAGCAAGACCTCAACGTCGACGTACAGGGCAAATCGATCAATGCGATCCGTCTTTTCAGCGGCGAGGGAGTGCTGGTCTGGGGCGCGCGCACGCTCGATGGCAACAGCGTCGATTGGCGCTACATCAACGTGCGCCGCACGATGATCATGCTCGAACAGTCGATCAAGCTGGCGGCCAAAGCCTATGCCTTCGAACCCAACGTCTCCACTACCTGGGTGACGATCAAGAGCATGATTCGCAACTTTTTGATCGAAATCTGGAATCGTGGCGGTCTCGCCGGCGCGACCCCTGACGACGCCTTCGCGGTTTCCTGCGGGCTCGGAGAAACGATGACGGCCGACGATGTCGTCGAGGGGATTTTAAGGGTGACGGTGTTGGTCGCGGTTACGCATCCCGGGGAATTCATTGAGATCACGTTCCAGCAACAGATGCAGAATTCCTAG
- a CDS encoding universal stress protein, translating to MSRNDLRMCERAELPSVKEKLRRRLFDASEIGEETRKMMAIKRILVPIDFSAPSLKALDEAVEFNQPYGAEIILLCAVEHNYYESLASVPNSGALVAEEVRAAQEKLEGIRENLAARGVKCRTLVELSVPFQAIVDAAKKVDASLIFMSTHGRTGLAHVLVGSVAERVVQHAGCPILLLRSSADATKPKNKTIRAKT from the coding sequence ATGAGCCGCAACGACTTGCGAATGTGCGAACGAGCCGAGCTTCCGAGCGTGAAAGAGAAACTACGACGCAGGCTTTTCGACGCATCAGAGATCGGCGAGGAGACCCGAAAAATGATGGCGATTAAGAGAATCTTGGTGCCGATCGATTTCTCTGCGCCTTCGTTGAAAGCACTCGACGAGGCAGTCGAATTCAATCAACCGTACGGAGCCGAAATCATCCTGCTTTGCGCCGTCGAACATAACTATTACGAGTCGCTAGCGTCGGTACCTAATTCCGGAGCGCTTGTCGCAGAAGAAGTGCGAGCGGCGCAAGAGAAGCTGGAGGGAATCCGCGAAAATTTAGCCGCGCGCGGCGTCAAGTGCCGGACACTAGTAGAATTGAGCGTACCCTTCCAAGCGATCGTTGACGCGGCGAAAAAAGTAGATGCAAGTTTGATCTTCATGTCGACGCATGGGCGCACCGGACTGGCGCACGTCCTCGTGGGCAGTGTCGCGGAGAGGGTTGTGCAGCACGCCGGATGTCCAATCCTCTTGCTTCGAAGCTCGGCTGATGCGACGAAACCCAAAAACAAGACAATCAGGGCAAAGACTTGA
- a CDS encoding cytochrome c: MEVISRKFSLVMLLLGCLSISARATAGDRDIAKGRELYLQHCAACHGVNGDGHGPLEHELKTPPADLRVLSKRYGNPLPEAQIARFMDGRADVKAHGPRDMPVWGEEMWQYPEGQGNPNQVSDSVADIVHYLQSIQTVAHGASIEQKRSLIVKRDQ; encoded by the coding sequence ATGGAAGTGATTTCAAGAAAGTTTTCACTGGTCATGCTGCTACTCGGATGTCTTTCAATCAGCGCACGTGCGACAGCCGGCGATCGCGATATCGCAAAGGGTCGAGAGTTGTACCTGCAACACTGTGCGGCTTGCCATGGAGTCAACGGCGATGGGCACGGCCCGCTGGAACATGAACTCAAAACACCACCGGCGGACTTGCGCGTGCTTTCCAAGAGGTATGGAAATCCTCTACCGGAAGCGCAAATAGCCCGCTTCATGGACGGCCGGGCGGACGTTAAGGCTCACGGTCCACGCGATATGCCAGTATGGGGAGAGGAGATGTGGCAGTATCCTGAGGGACAAGGCAACCCGAACCAGGTGAGCGACAGTGTCGCGGATATAGTTCATTACCTGCAATCAATTCAGACTGTCGCGCATGGTGCATCGATCGAACAGAAGCGCTCATTGATTGTGAAGCGCGATCAGTGA